In Legionella spiritensis, the following proteins share a genomic window:
- a CDS encoding methyltransferase: MTWLKKWFSKQSNDEHQNASTAITPPPEKKQYNSRFYANYFSLIADGARLKLVEAMFRLNLFDLFEHKTCVSEQEIIEKLALMPIRAKKWLHLLCSEHFLIKVSNQNHQPAYQLPEEFQRLIRSDGWWAMKFFYNIWAVTANENLTGVLRYGKIKTTAPWPPKSAQQAVWLEEWMTKTADITTQCILDNLDFNKVTNILDVGGGEGTMACAFASAHPHLKAAVYNLPISAEMARKKIASHGLSHRIDVIEGNFITNDSFPLGFDCILFARVLFDWNEHHNRKLLRMAYLALKKGGLVAICETLKDDNNDLCLSCEYRHIFNDDFDAHVMKTEAEYRNMLEEIGFTLLPAKKERHGYCTLLLARK, from the coding sequence AAAATGGTTCTCGAAACAAAGTAATGATGAGCATCAAAACGCATCTACGGCAATCACGCCACCACCTGAAAAAAAACAATACAATAGCAGGTTCTACGCGAATTATTTTTCCCTCATCGCTGACGGAGCGCGTCTTAAACTGGTGGAAGCCATGTTTCGTCTCAACTTGTTTGATTTATTTGAACATAAAACCTGCGTCTCTGAACAAGAGATTATAGAAAAACTGGCATTGATGCCCATTAGAGCCAAAAAATGGCTGCATCTCCTTTGCTCCGAGCATTTTTTAATAAAAGTGAGTAACCAGAACCATCAACCGGCTTATCAATTACCTGAAGAATTCCAGCGACTCATCCGTAGCGACGGTTGGTGGGCCATGAAGTTTTTTTATAATATCTGGGCAGTCACTGCCAATGAGAATTTAACCGGTGTGTTGCGTTACGGCAAAATCAAAACAACCGCCCCCTGGCCTCCAAAATCGGCGCAACAAGCAGTATGGCTTGAAGAATGGATGACCAAAACAGCAGACATCACCACACAGTGTATACTGGATAACCTCGATTTTAACAAGGTGACCAACATCCTGGACGTTGGCGGCGGCGAAGGCACTATGGCCTGCGCGTTTGCATCCGCCCATCCTCATTTAAAAGCCGCCGTTTATAACCTGCCAATATCGGCGGAAATGGCCAGGAAAAAAATAGCATCCCACGGATTAAGTCACCGGATCGATGTCATTGAAGGGAATTTTATTACAAACGATTCCTTTCCCTTGGGATTTGATTGTATTTTGTTTGCGCGGGTTCTGTTTGACTGGAATGAGCATCACAACAGAAAACTGTTACGAATGGCTTATCTCGCCTTGAAAAAAGGCGGCCTGGTAGCCATATGCGAAACCCTGAAGGACGACAATAATGATTTGTGCCTCTCGTGCGAATACCGCCATATTTTTAACGATGATTTTGACGCGCATGTCATGAAAACGGAAGCAGAGTACCGAAACATGCTGGAAGAAATCGGCTTCACACTACTCCCTGCTAAAAAGGAAAGACACGGTTACTGCACATTATTATTGGCTCGAAAATAG